One Anser cygnoides isolate HZ-2024a breed goose chromosome 4, Taihu_goose_T2T_genome, whole genome shotgun sequence genomic region harbors:
- the LOC106043981 gene encoding sulfotransferase 1 family member D1-like: MGMDEVGREDLGSLHGIPFYKSFIEGWPQVEAFQARHDDLLIATYPKSGTTWLSEILDMIYHDGDVEKCRRDAIFNRVPFLEMKAPKIPSGVDLLEKTPSPRLVKTHLPVQLLPASFQEKDCKVIYMARNPKDVVISYYYFYQMAKIHPDPGTLAEFLETFMNGKVAYGSWYEHVRGWWEKRQEKRLLYLFYEDMKKDPRREVQKILQFLGKEVPEETVARILHHTSFQEMKKNPAANYETMPSSLMDHSLSPFMRKGISGDWKNHFTVAQNECFDRHYQQHMAGSELCFQTEV; the protein is encoded by the exons ATGGGGATGGACGAGGTGGGCAGGGAGGATCTGGGAAGCCTCCACGGCATCCCCTTCTACAAGTCCTTCATAGAGGGCTGGCCGCAGGTGGAGGCTTTCCAAGCCCGGCATGATGACCTGCTGATCGCCACCTACCCCAAGTCAG GCACGACGTGGCTGAGTGAGATCCTGGACATGATCTACCATGACGGTGACGTGGAGAAGTGCCGGCGGGATGCCATCTTCAACCGGGTGCCCTTCCTAGAGATGAAGGCCCCCAAGATACCAAGCG GTGTCGACCTGCTGGAGAAAACCCCATCCCCGCGGCTGGTGAAGACCCACCTGCCAGTCCAGCTCCTCCCGGCCTCCTTCCAGGAGAAGGACTGCAAG GTAATCTACATGGCCCGCAACCCCAAGGACGTTGTTATCTCCTACTACTACTTCTACCAGATGGCCAAGATACACCCTGACCCTGGCACGCTGGCTGAGTTCCTGGAGACCTTCATGAATGGAAAAG TGGCCTACGGGTCCTGGTATGAGCATGTGAGAGGCTGGTGGGAGAAGAGGCAGGAGAAACGGCTCCTCTACCTCTTCTACGAGGACATGAAGAAG GACCCACGGCGTGAGGTGCAGAAGATCTTGCAGTTCCTGGGCAAGGAGGTGCCAGAGGAGACAGTGGCGAGGATCCTCCACCACACCTCCTTCCAGGAGATGAAGAAGAACCCCGCCGCTAACTATGAGACCATGCCCTCCTCGCTGATGGACCACAGCCTCTCCCCTTTCATGCGGAAAG GCATCTCCGGAGACTGGAAGAACCACTTCACCGTGGCGCAGAATGAGTGCTTTGACCGGCACTACCAGCAGCACATGGCGGGCTCAGAACTCTGCTTCCAGACGGAGGTGTGA